In one Mycobacterium heckeshornense genomic region, the following are encoded:
- the hpaH gene encoding 2-oxo-hept-4-ene-1,7-dioate hydratase yields MRRPGPHEISEIAQRLYLAEQRREPIRQLSLEYPDMTIEDAYAVQRALVELKVADGRAVRGRKIGLTSKVMQRAASIDEPDYGTLFDDMFVDNGGRVPPGRFIRPRIEVELAFVLGETLRGPEVTLFDVLRATEFVTPALEILDARVQMADPDTGHLRTIVDTIADNAADAGLVLGGRVFRPLDVDLRWVAALLLRNGTVEESGVAAAVLNHPGNGVAWLANRLAGYGVSLQRGEVILSGSFTKPVFAEAGDTFVADFGTLGTVSVVFDRGETVR; encoded by the coding sequence ATGAGACGGCCCGGTCCCCACGAGATCAGCGAAATCGCGCAGCGGCTCTACCTCGCCGAGCAGCGACGTGAGCCGATCCGGCAGTTGTCGCTTGAGTACCCGGATATGACTATCGAGGACGCGTATGCGGTGCAGCGGGCGCTCGTCGAGCTTAAGGTCGCTGACGGCCGGGCGGTGAGGGGCCGCAAAATTGGCCTTACTTCCAAGGTGATGCAGCGTGCGGCATCGATCGATGAGCCGGACTACGGCACGCTCTTCGACGACATGTTCGTCGACAACGGTGGCCGAGTGCCGCCGGGTCGCTTCATCCGGCCGCGGATTGAAGTCGAATTGGCGTTTGTACTCGGGGAGACGCTGCGGGGACCCGAGGTGACGCTCTTCGATGTGTTGCGGGCTACCGAGTTCGTCACCCCGGCGCTGGAGATCCTCGATGCCCGGGTGCAGATGGCCGACCCTGACACCGGTCATCTGCGTACGATCGTCGACACGATCGCCGACAACGCGGCCGACGCCGGCCTAGTGCTGGGTGGGCGGGTGTTCCGCCCGCTCGACGTCGACTTGCGGTGGGTAGCAGCGCTGTTGCTGCGCAACGGCACGGTCGAGGAGTCCGGGGTGGCGGCGGCGGTGCTCAACCATCCAGGCAACGGTGTCGCCTGGCTTGCCAATCGTCTTGCGGGGTACGGTGTTTCGCTTCAGCGTGGCGAGGTGATCTTGTCCGGGTCGTTCACCAAGCCGGTGTTCGCGGAGGCGGGGGACACGTTCGTCGCGGATTTCGGCACGCTCGGGACGGTGTCGGTGGTGTTCGATCGTGGGGAGACGGTTCGGTGA
- a CDS encoding aldolase/citrate lyase family protein: MSNRWVQRINAGTPRFGMWLASGSGYVTDICAGSGIDWVLLDQEHAPNDLRTTLEQLQVLAGYPDVDVVVRPPAADPVLIKQLLDIGATNLVVPMIGSPAQAADAVAATRYPPAGVRGVGSALARASRWNRISDYLVTASGRVSLTVQVESAEGLRCVGDIAEVDGVDAVFIGPADLAASMGKLGEPEHPEVVSAIEKALATVVEQRKAAGVNAFTESIARRYLAAGATFVLVGADVALLARATEQLVARYRKPSA, encoded by the coding sequence GTGAGCAACCGCTGGGTCCAACGCATCAACGCCGGTACCCCGCGATTCGGCATGTGGCTCGCGTCTGGCAGCGGGTATGTCACGGATATTTGCGCCGGGTCGGGCATTGACTGGGTGCTGCTGGACCAGGAGCACGCGCCCAACGACTTGCGCACCACGCTTGAGCAGCTGCAGGTGCTCGCCGGCTACCCCGACGTCGATGTGGTGGTGCGCCCGCCCGCCGCGGATCCGGTGTTGATCAAGCAGCTACTCGACATCGGGGCGACCAATCTCGTGGTGCCGATGATCGGCAGCCCGGCGCAGGCAGCCGACGCGGTCGCGGCGACCCGGTATCCGCCAGCAGGCGTTCGCGGTGTGGGCAGCGCGCTGGCACGCGCGTCGCGGTGGAACCGCATTTCTGACTATCTTGTCACTGCTAGCGGCAGGGTCTCACTGACCGTACAGGTGGAATCGGCAGAAGGACTGCGCTGCGTTGGCGACATCGCTGAGGTCGACGGGGTCGACGCGGTGTTCATCGGTCCGGCCGATTTGGCGGCTTCGATGGGCAAACTAGGCGAACCTGAGCACCCTGAGGTCGTCAGCGCCATCGAAAAGGCTTTAGCGACGGTCGTCGAACAGCGGAAGGCAGCCGGGGTGAATGCGTTTACCGAATCGATCGCGCGCCGCTATCTGGCCGCGGGTGCGACATTCGTTCTGGTCGGAGCAGACGTCGCGCTGCTGGCCCGCGCTACCGAGCAGTTGGTGGCCAGGTACCGGAAGCCCTCGGCCTGA